Proteins encoded together in one Halothermothrix orenii H 168 window:
- a CDS encoding leucine-rich repeat domain-containing protein: MSKKPFSKIVTLFVIIIFSIFLFAWNGEAVEDTGIIVFEDEDLKKVVMRSLSKPEGPVFRPEVENLTEFSIPSFRHYEINSIKGLEAFLNIKTLRIGPNYISDLTPLAHLTDLERLYIFENHIEDLSPLGKLKELRELIIRGLPPYKKGLPSGKYSGHYIEDISPLAGLVKLEYLKLSHQKISNLETLTQLPNLKTLNVAYNSISDLKPLTALTGLSHLDLEANNIKDISPLRGLKKLTYLNLIRNELTGVKHLSSLEGLQVLLLSGNDLRNIASLTRLVNLEKLDISDNNISVAPGLKEFKGLKELNISGNPIDDINFISECRKLERLLAFNCEIRDISPLRGHNSLKELFLHNNRITDISPLEGLNTLERLDLSGNSIENVSVISGLNKLKYLDLEGCGLTAIEFLKDLGSLEYLELENNRISQIEPLKKHINLKTLVLDNNQIKDISTLGELMNLKVLSLNDNQIENIDSLTGLNQLEVLYISGNRIRNIKPLLKLNNLSVVAIKNNQFKLDEDVIKKLEDNKVTVVY, from the coding sequence ATGAGTAAAAAGCCTTTTTCAAAAATAGTTACACTGTTTGTTATAATTATTTTTTCAATCTTTCTTTTTGCCTGGAATGGGGAAGCTGTCGAAGATACAGGAATTATTGTTTTTGAAGATGAGGACCTGAAAAAAGTGGTAATGAGGTCACTGAGCAAGCCGGAAGGACCTGTCTTCAGGCCAGAGGTGGAAAATTTAACTGAGTTCAGTATCCCCTCTTTTCGTCATTATGAAATAAATTCTATAAAGGGATTAGAAGCCTTTTTAAACATAAAAACCCTGCGGATTGGGCCAAATTATATCAGTGATTTAACCCCCCTGGCCCATTTAACAGACCTTGAAAGACTCTATATCTTTGAAAATCATATTGAAGATTTAAGTCCACTGGGAAAATTGAAGGAATTAAGGGAGTTAATAATCAGGGGGTTACCTCCATATAAAAAGGGATTGCCTTCAGGTAAATATTCAGGACATTATATTGAGGACATAAGTCCTCTGGCCGGTTTAGTAAAACTTGAATACCTTAAATTATCCCATCAAAAGATATCAAATTTAGAGACCCTGACTCAACTACCAAACTTAAAAACCCTGAATGTAGCCTATAACAGTATATCTGACCTTAAACCCCTGACTGCTTTGACAGGGTTAAGCCACCTGGATCTGGAAGCCAACAATATTAAAGATATATCTCCATTAAGAGGGTTAAAAAAACTTACCTATTTAAATCTGATCAGAAATGAGTTGACCGGTGTAAAACACCTTTCCAGTCTGGAAGGTTTGCAGGTATTGCTGTTAAGCGGGAATGACCTCCGGAATATTGCCTCCCTTACCCGACTGGTAAACCTTGAGAAACTGGATATCAGTGACAATAATATCAGTGTTGCCCCCGGTTTAAAGGAATTTAAAGGTCTGAAGGAATTGAATATAAGTGGCAACCCCATTGACGATATTAATTTTATCAGCGAGTGCAGGAAACTTGAAAGATTACTGGCCTTCAATTGTGAGATAAGGGACATATCACCTTTAAGGGGACATAACAGTTTAAAAGAGCTTTTTTTGCATAACAACAGGATTACCGATATTAGTCCCCTTGAAGGGCTGAACACTCTCGAAAGGCTTGACCTGAGTGGAAATAGTATAGAAAATGTTTCAGTCATATCTGGACTCAATAAACTTAAATATTTAGACCTTGAGGGGTGTGGTCTGACCGCGATAGAATTTTTAAAAGACCTGGGATCCCTGGAATACCTTGAACTTGAAAATAATAGAATAAGCCAGATTGAGCCTTTAAAAAAACATATTAATTTAAAAACCCTGGTTCTTGATAATAACCAGATTAAAGATATAAGTACCCTGGGTGAATTGATGAACTTAAAGGTGCTATCATTAAACGATAATCAGATTGAAAACATCGATTCTTTGACTGGTTTAAACCAGCTGGAAGTATTATATATTTCGGGCAATAGAATCAGGAATATTAAACCCCTTTTAAAATTAAATAATTTGAGTGTTGTAGCAATAAAAAATAATCAGTTTAAGCTTGATGAAGATGTTATAAAAAAGCTGGAGGATAATAAAGTAACTGTTGTGTATTGA